GATGTCAAATCAGCATAAGAAAATCAATCAAGATGACAATTTAACACTTACTATTATTGCAGTTTACTGCCCGTTCACATAAAACAAACAATATATTTAAGTGTGGATTTTAACTAGTAGATTATTTGGTAAACTCTTAAGTTCGAACATTCGATACTTTCATTTATACAAACATTTATCATAGGTGAATATTTATGCAACCTTTCTAGAATTTTTAGAGACAATTTTTTAGACAATCCATTCATTAATATGACTTATTATGAAACATTATATTcttgtcaaaaaaaaatgtcTCACTTGTATCTCTTtcattctaaaaattatttgtaaaaaataCTTTCATGCATAATCATTAAATCATTAGCagcaaataatataaataaaatgtaaACTTACTCCCACAGGTTCTTTGGTATATATACTTATCGAACggtatttttcttaaattcaaaGAATACTGcaatattattaaatttaatataccATAGTCATTAGATTTGTTTACGTTCATTTATTGAACATGTCAAACATACAAAACAAGTGCAAATGCAACGATGCTGAAAGAATGAAATAAACGAATAGTAGCAACTAGCAAAAGATTACAACTAAATTTCCGAAAAAATTGTAAACTAGCTAGCTATCTTGAGAATCAATCTTGATGAATGAGACTTATGATGGCATTCATGCCAAATTGCACATATGTCGCGACTATACCAAACCAACGTACTCTGGTAACTCTGCTCACCAAAACTTAGATTGGTGGGAAGAAATCATCTAGTTGAAGGTCTGGAGGCACAGATGACCCAAAATCAATATTTGGATACACACCAGGAGGTTGTTCTCGGGGTTGTATAGAGAACAATTGGCTTGAATCACCAACAACGTCTGCCCATCCGTAGTGAGGCTCAGCCCTTAAATCACAAGTAAGACGTTTTTACTTCGATGTATGTACCAAAATATAAAGGAAAACATGCAAACATTGATTCAACAATTCACAATTTTCATTCATCATGGAAGTTTTACTGGAGATAGATGAGTCTAACTTACTCGTAATACGTTTTTTCATCCACAAACATGTCCCAGTTTTCACCAGTTGTGCTCTTGCCATATTTGTGCACCTTGCTGATTCAGAAAAAAAGTGGCATATCTTGAGTCTtttttgtattatcattttggGTTTCAACGAGGAAAATGTATCGAGGAAATCAACATGCAACTTGCAAGATATCATAGAACGCAATGAAACGACAAATTTATATTAATGAAATACCCATTTCCAAAATGCTCCTCTCCCCATGTCCTTGACCACCCTGGATATTAACAAGGAAACAATCAGGATAAATATCACATCAATGTTCAAAGAAAAGACGGTTATTTTCTTATGGATTCCCTTCGAGCTTGAATAATCAATAATTATAGGAATTAAATTGTGCAAGACATTTCATAAAAGGTTAGTATGCATAATTTTATGCAACTGTATAAAAACCGATGTGTGTTGATTTTCGATCTATATtgccaatatatacatatatgtgttGATTTTCACCTTATATTACCAATATATACATGGTCTTACCTCCACAAGTAATTCTGACTAGgcttttcaattattttctcatatttatagGCTTTTCAGCCATTTTCTTACATCCACTTGAGCTGCAGAATAAGTTTTCGTGAAATAGCTACTATCACGtccttttttttcttagaaCATGTGGGTGGACTCCGTTCTGCAGCTGAAGTTCCACTTTAACAGAAGCTTCTGGTTATTGGTTTTTGTTTTAACACCCTAGTCTATTCTGATAAGTAAAAGGTAAATGTCTAACGTCCTAATCCTTTAGGGAGGCAAAAATGTGTAAATCAAGTTGGACAacaatggaaaaaaaaagataggACCTACTTTCGCTGCTGGGTGATGCATGCCATGTCTCCCCTTGCCGTGAACCAATGCCACCAAAAAATTTCTCCTCCCATTTATCTCCCCATTTTGTTCCCAATTCACTTTCTGCCCACTTATCTGTCCTGAGAAAGGAAGTAATAAAATTCTATAAGAAACAAATTGAGGAGGTGAATCATTTATTAACCACAAATAGGTCATACATATGTCGTTAAGTACGCGAGGTGAATCGTTTTCTAACTAAAAATTGTTAAAATTCCGGGACTTGAGTTTTTTTCctcatcaacacatatagaagcTTAATGGTTTTTCAGCATACAAGGTATCCATGTGACATAGGATATAAAGTCATTCAAGGTAGACACAGACTTGAGACTTTTGACCAAATGTGCCAATAGTTTAGCTGGTAAACATAGTTACCAATGCCTACATGAAAAGTCACAACTTACACAAATCATGGAGTCAGGAACCCAAAAGGAGTAAGAACAGTTGAAAAATAAGATACCTTTTTTAAACAAGGGGAAAATAACATACCATTTACGGACCGATCCTCCTCCATCATATTGCTCTCCCCATTTTTCCCACCACGACTGCTCATTTAGTCTACCATACTTGTGAGCTCCTTTCTCTGTCCAACCCTTTGCATCATACTTTTCTGACCTGCATCAAAATAGTGTGATCTAAAACACCATATTTGCAGGTTATTTCATTGTTCATGACAACATGATTATGAATCTTCCATTTCGCAAGTCTTACCAATTCTCATACCACCCAGCATTCTCCGTACCCGATTTTGCTTGTTTTTGTGCACTCCTCTCTATCCTAGCTAGATTGCTGCAGTAAGAAAATGCAGCGTTATATATGTGTAATGGTTTTGTCAAAGCATTAAATACAGTGATATTACAACACCAATGTAACCAGGAGAATTCAGCAGCTTATAATATCACAAAAAGTAGGATATACAACCTCCACTCATCTTGATGAAGAACTTCCTGCCATGTTTCCAACCATGAATCTCCTTCAGCATTTCTCCCAGATTTTTCTACGCCTACAATCATTAAACAAACAAAAACGTGAATAAATTATGAATCCCAGAAGAATATAGTCAAGGAAactgatataaaataaaacttagGCATTACCTAATTCTTTGTAACCAGTCCAGTCACTTTTTTCCCACCACTGTCAAGGAGATCAAGAAATCCAATTAAATGCATCCACCTGGGATGACACTTGATAAGGTTATAAAGAAATGCCAACAAATTACTATTGCAAATCAACAATGATCAAGAACCTCCCAGTATATGCTTATCTAGTTGCATATTTGACGACTCAGGCTTATATTCAAGTCTTGATTCAAGCAATGTTTCTAAAGAGTATGCACAACATTTATAAGCAAAGGATTGATCAATCAGGATAAATAAGTCCTCATAGCTAACCAACAAAATCTCCCTTGTCAAGAAACATAGTATAGGCTTAAAAACTTGTAACTAGGACAAATTAGAAAAGCCACAATGGATATTCCTATATGCGAACCACTAACTTTTTTCCAACTACCTGTTAGTTCCATAGAAAGCGAAAACCAACGCAAACTTTAGCTTGAGAGGAAGCTCAATAATATGCAAGCGTGTTTTAACCAAAAACTCCACCGTCTTCAAATATGGACTAGAAAGTGACGTTCTGAcacagcaaaaaaaaaaaaacagattccctaattaaaataactaatcTGCAGATTCCTTGCAGTCACCAACCTAACCAGCACAGATAATTAATTTCTTCTAATAGCTAAATGAGAAAACATCCTGTAGTTCTTGACTAGCAACACCTAAATTTATGTTTCTTCCAGCACCAACATGATTAAGTGACCCTAATTTTCATTTTAAGGGAATCAACATCAGTTAAATCTACTTAGGTGTCCTTTATTCCCGAGTTACTATTTTATATTGGCGACCAAACTTAATAGATTATTTTGAACCAGAAGTCCAGGAAACTAGTGCACTGAGGATATAACTACCAACTTACATAGTTCATATAATTTTCCTGATATCCTTATcaggaaaaaagaagaggaaagtAATTTTCCTTATATTAGGCTTCACATGATCATAAAGCATGGGATCAGGACTGTTACTCTAAATGAAATTCAGCTGCTAAAGTTCAATTGTTCAAACCCTTTGGTTTCTGATGTGTACAAATATATAGTTTTGCAGCAAAGGAATTTGTAGTTATTGAAGCACTaaacttataaataaaataaaaaaggaatcTTTAACAATACACTTCAAAATTTAGATCAAGATACTCATTCAATTCAAAAAGTGGTATGTGTAAGTACTTGGCAGTTGTCAAGAGTATTTCCATATAACATGTTGGTTGACTATGTTTCGTATTACAATCTCTTGATACCATAGCAATACAACCTTAATAACATGTGTACCATTTCTTTCCATTCTGAGGCGCCACAGTGGCTCCGTCCACCCATTTTTGTCCATCGGCATCGGTATCCATTTTCACCAATGTTTTCTCCACTCTTTCGATACCAAGTACTACCATCTTCGTTAGTCCCAGATTCATTGACATTCTCATTTAGCATATCAATGCCCCACTCTTTCTCGTTAGCAATACCAGTGTCTAGAAAGAAAGCAGAAAATTTATCATCAAGTACCATTAAGGCCCTAAAAATATTAGAGGATATGACTAAATCTAGAGTGAACAAAGAGTCTTATGATACCCAAGGAGGCTGGAACCATTAGTACCTCGTTTTGGTGGAGAGTCATGAGACTGAGGACCTGAATTTCTTGGAGTACAGCGTGGGAAGAACTGTTCTTGCTTTGAAACAAATCGGGatctacaaaataaaaaactatTACAAGCAACCAACCAACCAAACATCCCTTTCCAATCAATCATAGCAAAGGAGGCAAAGGGAAAAGTTGAGATGAACATCTTCTGGTATCCCAGAAACTCAGActcttttaaaatttcatatcaAGGCTACCAAACATACAACAAATACGATGGTGATTGGACTTCAAGACAGGTTATGGACCTTTACTTCCATTCTCAGACATTGCTAAGTTCGACCATTTCAGCAGTTTAAACCCAATAGTGAGACCAAGCAACACAAATATATTCTTTTATAGGCAACAAACAAGCGTtttttcttcaacaaagaaactGTCTTTATGAGATAATAACTATTTGTTTAGCAATCATCATAAAAACAACCATAAGACAATTATTTTTCTCCCTAAAGGCTAATTCACCTAGAAAGCATTAATTTTAAGTTCTATGAAACCAAATCCAATTCTCAACGACTCGAAAATGCAATGACTGAgctcaaaataaaaaagattaacAATTTTTTACATTATTTCACTCACTAAGCTAttccatttcaaaaaaaaaaactcactcACTAATCTCTTGAAAGCTACCTTTGTAAGATACAACAAATAAACCCTCAATCAGTACCCTTATAAAAACACTAAAAGCAAAAGCAATAGCAAAAGAGGAAACTTTGAAGGAAAAAACTCACTTTGGAGATGCAAAGGGCATAGTAGAAGAAGCTTGCACTTTAACCCGATAACTATGACTACTATTCTTACTATCAAATCTCCAGTTATCGCATTTCTTGATGCACTTACCTGACCCATTAATCCCTCTAATTGGTACTACAGAACCCGAACAACAACACTTCACACCAAATACCCTTCTTTTCTTCCTCTGTAACTCTACAAATCCATTTCCAACATAGACCCTTTTGAGCTTACCTCCCAGTGGTACCATCAACCCATTGGAAGCCGCCGTCGCTGCCGCCGCCATTGCAATTATTTACGAAAATGCCATTGAAAATTGAGTTTTATTGGGGGAGTGAAGAATTTGAAGTTCAATTGAAAATGGGAagagcaaaaataaaaataaaaataaaaataaaatttaaaatatgatctgAAAATTGGTGATGGTGAGCCTGTAAAAATGAGGATTACTGAAAAAAATGGAATATGAATGGCCGTCTTGTATTTGAATTTGTTGCTAAGTTTGATTCTTATATTTACGACtttattaattgaatttttaaattcattcaaaaataatattttaaatcttTTCTCATTTGATGTGTGTAAGTATAGTAGCTCGTTTTACATGTAAAATTACATGTTATTTTTAGTgacatataaaatattaaatgtacaataacaacaatttAGTAGAACTTCACAACGTGGGATTTGaacataaaatattaaatattaaaaaataaaaaaaaggtataCTTTTCTAAATTCTGAAAATGTTAACATTATGTTCTTcatattttctctcaaattaaGAGCTAAATAGATCAAATTCTTATATATTTGACTTGAGTTTTACATTACAAGTTCACAAATACAAACCCAACAAATCCTCATcacaattttgaattaatttcataattaaCAAAACTCATTTATTGTTCTTCAAGCTTCCTCAAGTTTATCAATGAATTTTTTCAATACTCAATATCACTCTTCACATTATACAAACAATTCAAAAGATACTTACAAAATTAAAACTTTCAAGAATGAAAATGTGGCGGAATAAAAAATGGTCAAAGATGGTATTGattgtagaaaaaaataattgaaaatgcaTTTAGAAATAGGGATAAAAAATTtggtttggggggggggggggggagaaagGGGGTTGATgttaagaagatgaagaagaaggggATAGGTATGATGGGTGgatacaaaaaagaagaaaaagagggcGGGGAAGAAGAAAGTTGGGGGTGTAAgggtgtgggggggggggggcgatGGCCGGAAGTaagaaggtttttttttttaattacagtttttttcagttttttttaattttaataattttttaatgtaaaatatttaatcTCACCCGCTTTAAAACACGTATAATAatgtatttttctaattcagCAACATTAATTCCACGTAAGTTCGGTTGATGATCAGaggaatttaaaatattgtgttttgATGAGTTAAATAATTCAGTTGATAAACTCATAAGTATAAGGATCCAAATTACCAATGGAGCTAAATATAAAGGTCTCTGAAATCATTCCGTCtttaatttaagaaattttataAAAGTGGGTTCCATGGGCTCTGTGTATTTGTATTCATGTTGTCACGTGTCACTTGTGGTGACTCAGCATGGCCCATCTTGATAGAATATTTCCAAACGGCAAAATCTTTTTAATCTTAATTAATACATGTCATAGGAgtattattattcttttaatttcttattGCGATCATGTGATCCTTTGAAGATTTGTAACTATTCACTCTCCATTGTtccattattttaatttatgtgtcattattatattataagttGCGAGTTTTATCATCACATATGTAATAGtaatatattataaagttaGAATCTTTACtaaatttcttttaatataACAATGTATTCCGTGGCGGAACcaggaattttatgaaggggggtcaaaaaaaattaaacacgctaatcagaaaaaaaaatgcGCTTATTAGGATTCGAACCCACGAGCTGAGACAAGCTAAGACAAAATATTGAACCTcatttgccactgagctagtcctttggcttatgcttagagggttcaatattaaatatatacacataaattaaaaaatttatcttatatatacaatgtaattttttaacgaagagATTCGAATGAACCCCTCACTTGCACGTGGGTCCGCCCCTGAATGTATCCATACAAAATAAGTTTAGATGAATCTCCTCGTAATACCTTGAATATAATAGAGctttatttaaagaaaaagaatattaaTCATTACTTTGATTGATGCGGACACGATTCTCTTGTGGTAAAAGAAATAGTGAAAGGGAAATTTGAAGTCAAAGTGTGTTTGTTGTTACTTGTTAATGATTTTTGGTTAGTCACATGAACTTAAATAATAGTCTATTACCGTTTTTTATTAAGTCAGGCTTCCTTTCCAGCTAGCTCTGCCACTGATTGTACATGGAGGTCGTCTGTTTGCTGGTTAATAAAGAGTTACTTATATATTATAACTTGCATAAATTAATACATTATTTGGTtgcaaaataaggaaaaataattttcatatagAATCTAGAATAAGTTATACAATGttagattgattttttttctcttaccacataaaaatgcattgataatacaatatttgattcatatttttttcttttccatataattaatacatatataagttatgagaaatttaaatattagttTATATAGAGTAAAATATGAAATGACTAGTATATACATAACTAAATTTTATATAACTAATACTCGCATTACTAATAACTACGGGATCAATTTCTTCCATTTCTAATAAGCGACCAAGCTATCCAAGTTACCCCTTAATACTTTATTAGTGTCAATACACACATGTGACAAGACACATCAACAAAAGTGTTGTGGTGATATGGCATAAGGTACATGCTACGTTGGAAACTCCTAACTCACTCCTGACACACATTTTTCATGGTGAAACCATGGCCACATGATTTTGTTACATAGAAAAGAGGACAAGAGTACAACGTTTTTTTCAAGTACAAGAAGTGGATaatcaaatatattattatgtgtTGTGTCTGTTTGGACAAGCTCAACATGAAGAGAGAAAAAAGGCTTTGTTTACAAAACATTAGGCGAGTTAAGAGGCGAACAAAATTTCGAACCCCACACAAGTAGGTGGCAAAATACACGCACAAAATCATATGGTTGGGGAAATCTAACAATTGGCCTATACAAAACTTACAACCAACCATAGCGTTAATCTTACAAATAGCGGCCACCAACAGATTTCAGCTAATTCTGTCCACCAAAGTTAGAACAGATGGAAAGaattatctaatatttttttttgcctCTGCTAAGTTTTGAATCTGAAACCTCAAAATTACCAACCACTTCATAGACCACCAGATCACACCATTGGGTGTTGAAGTCAGAACTTTTCACTAAAGAGATTTATATTTCTAAAGAGATTTAAAATATAACAATGATATATTTAGTGTAATTTCATAAGTAGAGTTTGAGAAGAATAAAGTGTACATATATCTTACTGTTGCCTCATTgagataaattattttcaatagacCCTCCACCTTTTGAAAAAGGGGATACAAATATgggaagaacaacaacaatgaaATAATACGAAATGAAGAGCACTACACAACTAATAGGTGAAACAACAATAGTGACAACAAAGGAATGCAAtgatcaaagcacaaaaaatacAAGTGATAGGTGAAAtcaaagaacaaaaaaagatttaaaacataataataaataaaactagGAAGAAGTTATATAAGGAGATTCAACATTTACTACAAAGGGGGTCCACATGAACCCCTTGCAATTCCCTAGCTCTGCCTATGCCCACAAGTACATCAGGTATGAAACTCGCACATAGTAT
This Solanum dulcamara chromosome 1, daSolDulc1.2, whole genome shotgun sequence DNA region includes the following protein-coding sequences:
- the LOC129881547 gene encoding protein EARLY STARVATION 1, chloroplastic-like; this encodes MAAAATAASNGLMVPLGGKLKRVYVGNGFVELQRKKRRVFGVKCCCSGSVVPIRGINGSGKCIKKCDNWRFDSKNSSHSYRVKVQASSTMPFASPKSRFVSKQEQFFPRCTPRNSGPQSHDSPPKRDTGIANEKEWGIDMLNENVNESGTNEDGSTWYRKSGENIGENGYRCRWTKMGGRSHCGASEWKEMWWEKSDWTGYKELGVEKSGRNAEGDSWLETWQEVLHQDEWSNLARIERSAQKQAKSGTENAGWYENWSEKYDAKGWTEKGAHKYGRLNEQSWWEKWGEQYDGGGSVRKWTDKWAESELGTKWGDKWEEKFFGGIGSRQGETWHASPSSERWSRTWGEEHFGNGKVHKYGKSTTGENWDMFVDEKTYYEAEPHYGWADVVGDSSQLFSIQPREQPPGVYPNIDFGSSVPPDLQLDDFFPPI